Part of the Corticium candelabrum unplaced genomic scaffold, ooCorCand1.1 SCAFFOLD_89, whole genome shotgun sequence genome is shown below.
AATTATCTCAGGAAGCCCCTCAAGACCttggtcaataaactggatattgTCTCCCTACCATGCGTTAACTACTacgtattgaagggatgcatctcacaatacactagactattgtattggagggatgcatctcacaatacactagactattgtattggagggatgcatctcacaatacactagactattgtattggagggatgcatctcacaatacactagactattgtattggagggatgcatctcataatacactagactattgtattggagggatgcatctcacaatacactagactattgtattggagggatgcatctcacaatacattataTACGAAAACTTCATTACATGTGCCTTCTTTGTTTTAGATGCAATACCTCACACAGCAGATCAGATTTCATATCCTATTTCCGAAACTCAGCCTCATGACCATCCTCTTGTGCTTTGTCAACCATGCATACGTCCAACAAGTGTGTTAACTGACTTTTCATCTTCTTGTGGTAGATGCTTTATTCATTTCTCTAATCCACTGTGTTTGTTAGATCAAGCTGCAAGTTTTTCTGTTTTGCTTGtgtatttttctgtctgtatgtctctccatctgtctgtctgtctgtctgtctgtctgtctacttcaTTAACTATTTGTTTGATATTTTGTCTACAGACTGTCATTTCTATTCCACAACATCTCAACCACTTGCGACCTCCTGGTCACAATGCGCTGTGAATGACGACGTCATTTGTGTTGTCTCAAGGCATTGTGCTAGCCGTCAAGAGGCTTTCTGCCGTGCACTATTGGGTCGCAAGAAAGCCGCAGATGTTGCATCAGAACTAACAAGAGCCACTCGTCGATCATCCGACAAACTGGATGACATTCTAGAATCCTGGATGGACAAGGACGGAACACACAAgctggttgatatcaaaaaatGTTGTGAAAGACGGGATGTGGCTGTGTGGGGCATCGTGAAAACAAGACTAAGTGAACTGCATAAAGGTACGTAaatacagtcacgtgacataatttttgattgatattaactcaTGATTACAGGTATACCTGAAGATGAGTGGCTAGCTATGAACGTCACTAGGGAAGCAATTGACATTCTGAAACTACACGCCAGCCATAAATGGGTAGAGATCGGTTGTGCTCTTCTACAACTCACGATTGCTCAGTTACACAATGAGTTAGGGGTGTCCAATGTGTCCAGCAGTGTTCACGTGAAATACGCACTTCAAGAATGGATGAAACAAGAGGAGCAACCAACGGTTGATAAAATACTTGCCGTGTGTGCTAGACATGATGTGGGCACTCGTGGCATCATAGAGAAAGAACTAAAAGAGCTGAGACGTAAGAACATCATCTGATACGGCAATACTGCCAAGACTCCTCAGAATAAGTCAGAAAATCAGTTGAGAACGAGACCGTGTGCGGAGATATAATGGAGATAAGTTGATGGACGAAGAAGAGAGAAAACCATGTAGACAGAGGCAAactctatatgtatatatataatagacacattgacagttggacacagacacacccacacagatggacacacccacagacggatggacacacacacacacacacacacacacacacacacacacacacacacacacacaattttagatataaatataatttgcTTACTTTGCTGCTACTTTTTAGTAGATTTGTGCACGAGTTTAAGCCCTGTAGACTTGCTGCATTTTAGTATAAGTTTTGTGCCagaaattttgttaattaaattggaAAGTACGTAATAATCATGACATTTTGATATATTGCGAGACAAAGAATTGCAACTACAGGAAAGAAACATTGCATCCACAGTGAGTATGTCTCCATCTGTTAATattttgtctacctgtctgtcaatgtgtttgtctacctgtctgtcaatatgtttgtctacctgtttgtcaatgtgtttgtctacctgtttgtcaatgtgtttgtctacctgtctgtcaacatgtttgtctacctgtccgtcaatatgtttgtctacctgtttgtcatatgtttgtctacctgtttgtcaatgtgtttgtctacctgtctgtcaacatgtttgtctacctgtctgtcaatatgtctgtctacctgtttgtcaatgtgtttgtctacctgtctgtcaacatgtttgtctacctgtccgtcaatatgtttgtctacctgtttgtcatatgtttgtctacctgtttgtcaatgtgtttgtctacctgtctgtcaacatgtttgtctacctgtctgtcaatatgtttgtctacctgtttgtcaatatgtttgtctacctgtttgtcaatgtgtttgtctacctgtctgtcaacatgtttgtctacctgtctgtcaatgtgtttgtctacctgtctgtcaatatgtttgtctacctgtttgtcaatgtgtttgtctacctgtttgtcaatgtgtttgtctacctgtttgtcaatgtgtctgtcaacatgtttgtctacctgtctgtcaacatgtttgtctacctgtctgtcaatatgtttgtctacctgtctgtcaatgtgtttgtctacatgtctgtcaatatgtttgtctacctgtttgtcaatgtgtttgtctacctgtctgtcaacatgtttgtctacatgtctgtcaatatctttgtctacatgtctgtcaatatgtttgtttgtctacatgtctgtcaatgtgtttgtctacctgtctgtcaatgtgtttgtctacctgtctgtcaatgtgtttgtctacctgtctgtcaatatgtttgtctacatgtctgtcaatgtgtttgtctacctgtctgtcaacatgtttgtctacatgtctgtcaatatgtttgtctacctgtttgtcaatgtgtttgtctacctgtctgtcaacatgtttgtctacatgtctgtcaatgtgtttgtctacctgtctgtcaatgtgtttgtctacctgtctgtcaatgtgtttgtctacctgtctgtcaatgtgtttgtctacctgtctgtcaatgtgtttgtctacctgtctgtcaatatgtctgtctacctgtctgtcaatgtgtttgtctacctgtcggtcaatgtgtttgtctatctgtctgtcaatatgtttgtgtacctgtctgtcaatatgtttgtCTACCAACCTAGCTGTTTGTCATACTCACTACTAATcggatatacatacatgtacacataacGATCTACACCACAACCAATAATAGACTTAGACTTTATTGAGAGCATCACTACAAACTTATCATTTATCACAACACCCTAACAATATGCATACCTGTGCACAATGCATTTTGCAAAATCACAAAATAACTTCACTGTCTATTCTCGTGATGACCGTCACTGCTATCGCTTCAACTTTTCAATTTCATCAACAACAGATAGAAGTCGTTGTTTGCTCTTCTTACTAAGATGAGCACCAATGCCACTAGTAACTAGACTCTGCAGCTGTTTAGTTGAATATTCCTGCCAAACAAAACGTTTGAACAACAGTTAATgtgtaaacagacagacaaacagacagacacagacagacagacaacaaacacgcagacaaactgaccgatagacagataaacagacaacaaacagactgacagacagacagacaaacaaacagacagacaaacaacaaacacacaaacaaactgactgacagacaacaaacacacagacaaacaacaaaaacagagacagacagatagacagacaggcagacagatagacagacaggcagacagaatcaagtttattgtcaacaatcttcactactacaaacagttattgttaaaatgaaatgttctacttgtagtccgagactattgctaatgagtaaaacactgaatgtctctatctactcccaaaacactgtcatctcctaatgagcgcacagaaagccttgacagcttccgcaaaatcactctgctgttgcatttttgaagagtaatagacagtcttttcctccagaaggttttaaactctaccgcaattcttcttccatcaaagcctctcgccttcttccccagttcattcatcagctcgtcagcctttaagccccatctgccgaagtgttcaaagacgagtgggacaactataggcttcgatccatccgcaagcgattcctctgagtatttttttgactttgctgcctctcgtttagctgctgcatggccaccttctctggctgcacctttaataatgtctttgctccaagggtgagctatcgaaacatcacattcttttgtgATCCCAGTGTCAGTGTCGTAAAGCGTGATGTCAGGCCGGTTTTCGTTGTCTACAAATCGCTGTCTCGGTTCTATTTGATGGGGAATGAGTAAATCGCTTAGGCAATCACTCCATGCAGACACTATGGAGTTATGcgtccacacaggtccacctccatatttacatgtcaaaAGGTGGTAGCCCTCGCGATCCAGCTCagttccacagtcacacgtcttaAGCAGCCGGCTGAAAGGCAAACCAGCACCCAACCTCATACAAGACGCTACACGAAATTCATTCGGCTTCAGTGCGTTCTTGTCTGAAGTTGGTATTACctctagccatgctccagctccttttccgtGTAAGGACCTGATCCTTGCAACATGTCTCTCTGAGTTCATGCTTTTGATAACTTCTTCTGATCGTTTATGAGAAGCGTCTACCGTCAGGcgatgttgcaattttctaGGGTATTCTGTCATCTGCTCTAAGGTGTGAAACTGCTCGTCATCATCTGCACCCGACTTGGGTGGTAGTTTTGCCACCAATGTACGAATAAGTTGTCCTGTATTGCTACCTTCAATAAACCGTTCTAAACGATCTTTCAGAGGTGGAAATCTCAATGGCAGTTCTTTCAAAGAGTGTGCCCATGACGCCAGAAATGCTAGGTGAGCCATCTTCTGAGTTGATGATAAGCCAAATCCGCCGAACCCGACCTTCAGAGTGGCCTGGCTCCATCCGGTGTCATCCAATTCGTTCAAACCAACCATGTCAGTGAAAGTAGCCCTTGTAAGGTGGTCATGACaaacagctgcatgcagtaaCCTGTCAGGTGGCACAGTCCTAGCCAAAAAATTCAGCCTGGGGACATGACAATGTCTGAGCAAAAGGAGGCCACACTGAGGGTCGTCAAGTTCAAGTAGCTTTGAACACAACGAGCTGCCCATGTTAGCCACAGCCAGGCACCTAGACTGAACATAATCATGATTGCCTACAGGTGACCCCAACACGTCGATTCCATCTTTGCTAACTGGGACACCAGCGCTGAAATTATCAGGAGCAGTGGGAAAATACAATTTGCATTTTTCATCTTTGATTTCTAGACCGATCTCAGAAAGGGATGCCTTCAAATCCAAAAGGACTGCTAAAGCATCTTTTGGTGGTCCCAGAACATAGACATCATCCAGATATGCCAAAAGCGTAATGCCCGGGTGGTTATTCTGAATAACTGTTACAATGGGGTGTAATGCTGCCGAGAACAAAACTGGTCCAAGGGGGTCACCCTGATGGACACCTTCTTCTGACTGCAATTTCACCGTCCCCTGACCGTTGACATATATCAAAGTACTTGGTCTATCATACATTTGTCTCACATGGGCATAGATTTCAGGAAAGTtcttctttgattctttgAGTATGCTATCCCTTGATACCGAGTTAAAGGCGTTTTTTACATCCGTAGAGAGAACTGAACAGTCGGGATTGCTCTCCATGAGAAACGAAATGTGGTGTATCAATAACTCTGCCCCACCACGTGTAGCAATGCCATGTTGTATGGGGGAAAAGTAGGAGCAGAAAGATTCATTCAGCTGAATACACAGAGCCTTAGCTGTAATTCTCCTGATAGCTTCACCGATGGCAATGGGTCTTACATCAGAATTTGCTTTTGGTAAGGCAATGAGTCGAGATGCTGTCAGAAGTGGCAGAACTGAATCCGGAACTTTACCATCTGCAATGAGCGAGCACACTCCATAGAACAAGTTACAAGTCAAATCATTCTCCAGGAGCCCACGAAGATGTTCATATCGCCAACCAGAAGGCCCTGCTCCACTTCCTCTGGGTGCCTTCCTTATGGCCTCAAAATAAGCTTCCTTCTTTAAAGAAAAAGGATGCTCTGATTTCTCTTGCTCGTGAAAATCATCGTGAGACAACTGAGATGTCCTTCGCTTAGGATGTTTGCTTGAGAGCTTGCTTACAGTGTCATCAGTAGTAGGAGCAAGACCCTGACTAGTCAAAATTTGTGAAGCTCGAGACATCTCACCACACTGAATCAGACGCATAGCAGCCTTCTTTCTCTGATCTGGGCCTGAGGTAGAGCGAGATCTATTCGATCCTCCACGTAGATGAATCAGTTCATGCCAGTGAAACTGCAAAAAGCGATTGTAGATGGCCTTGACTTCTCTTGTACCTACTTTGCCACCTCTAGCATGTGGTTGGAGAAGCATTCTAGGAAGCAGAAGAAGGAGTTTCCATCCTCTATCACTGGTAGGGTCATCTTCAATCTTCCTCAAAGGAACAAGACAGCAGTCATGAAACAAACCTCGAAGACCAGGTGTTACATTCTGCACAGTTCGTGGTGGCATCCAATCCAATATGGCTTCCGTGGTCAGAGAGTCAATCAGCCTCCATGCCTCAGCCTCCCTGTCAGATTGGAAGTTTGCCTCCAATTCAACACCAGCAGAAGACTTATCAGGATGTGTAGACGCCTTAGCAGGTTCTTGTGATGAAGTTTGGGTGTGGTCAACGCATATGGAAGACGAACAACATCTGGATGTGTGTTGATGGATCTTGAGGAACCACTGAGAACACTTAGGACATTTAGATAACCCATGTTCTTGAATGAAAGCTTCTGGACAATCGTCAGGCCTGTGGAAACTCCTAATGTGTGCAAGAACCCGTTTGAACGTGTTCTCCCAGTTGCAACCAGCAATAGGGCAACGTATGCTGGCCATTACAGCATTAGAAGGCAAGATAAATGCTGCTAAACTGAATAGAAGCCAACACAAATCCGTCAGCGGGCGCATTCAAAACGACAGGAGCGCCATAGTCAACATCCGGGACagcatacagatagacagacaagcagacagatagacagacaggcagacagatagacagacaggcagacagatagacagacaggcagacagatagacagacaggcagacagatagacagacaggcagacagatagacagacagacaacaaggaaacaaacaaacaggtaaacataCAAGGACATTGGAGTGTCTACCTTGTGATTTCTTAACCATTGCTCCAAGTCATTCTCACCAATGTAATACGCCTTCACGTACGTCTCAACATGCTGCTTGTCAGGAATCGGTCtgataaacacacaacataaGGCCACACCAACTAAGTTTCTGATACGCAGATCTTttaacatgaaaattgaaccAAACAACCAAAATAAAAGTACTGATCACGTAAtactttgcgcatgcgcagttatTAATGTCCTGCCTATACTACACGTGTAACAAACACTAAACCAAGCGACAAGGAAACAGAAAAAGACACAAGCAAGACAGAGAACAAATGCTAGAACACATGCTGTTAACACATGCAGAGTCACAGATAGGTATGTACTTgtagtacgtatgtatgtacttgACGCTTCTACAGCAGCCACATCCTTGTGCATAtttttacgcatgcgcacattcctacgcatgcgcacattaCTATGCATACGCACATtgttacgcatgcgcacatcaaATTAAGGAATGTAACTAGTCTAGCACTAAGTTTGCAACCGCAAGATGTCAGATACAGAGTAGTGTGACAAGAAAACTCACCGAATATTAGTAAGAGTCTCGAGCTTTACAAGAAACTGTTGAAAATCGAGTTGCATCAATGCTCTACCTTCATTGCTACATTTCTTGGCAGATGAAAATCTAGAAAGTGCAAAATCGTTTTGTTTGAGCATGCAAATGTAGCacaatgtgagtgtgtgtgtgtgtgtgtgtgtgtgcgtgtgtgcgtgtggttgtgtgtgcgcgtgtggtgtgcatgtgtgtgtgcgtgcgtgcgtgtgtgtgtgtgtgtgtgtgtgtgtgtgtgtgtgtgtgtgtgtgtgtgtgtgtgtgtgtgtgtgtgtgtgtgtgtgtgtgtgtgtgtgtgtgtgtgtgtgtgtgtgtgataccCTTCAACAAACATTCGATTGACTAGTCGTATACAGTGTCTCCACATCATGTCGGTGGCTGTTTGAGGAATCGGGACACGCCTAAACAAAGttcaatgacacacacacacacacacacacacacacacacacacacacacacacacacacacacacacacacacacacctttcaGCCGCTTGTAGCCTTTCTTTGAATAACGTCATTTCCTTCAAATAATCAAATCACTATACGAGTCAACTGTCTTGATCTACAAGCAACCAACCTGCACAGTAACATCCACGTATGGACTGTGTTGCGACATGATCTCCTTGATGTCCCACTTTACCTGACTCATCATGTGCAATATCTAacatacaaaatacaaaataaaatttatattacacactaaactagtaaatgaagctgtttacaccgtcgcttcagagctacctgtgtgtgtgtgtgtgtgtgtgtgtgtgtgtgtgtgtgtgtgtgtggtgtgtgtgtgtgtgtgtgatgtttgtgtggtgtgtgtgtgtgtgtgtgtgtgttcgtgtgcgtgtgtgtgtgtgtgtgtgtgtgtgtgtgtgtgtgagtgtgaacACACACTCATATTGGCCTGTCCATTATGACACATCTATCTGCCAGACATCAATAacacacggatggacagacacacatacatacacacaaacgtacCATACTATCACCACACAGATTACATCACAATATAACAACACTCACCTTATCTATATTGATAGCTCTATCTGCAACTCCTCTGTAAACAGGTTGCCTCAACTCAAACGCTCTGCTAACGGTCTGCACATAAAGTACAATCAATACAGCACGACTACACtacacatcaacacaacaacttaCTTGTGAAGAAAACTGTGCAAGAAACGCTCTCTTTGCAGACGGAATTAGAGACTCCAAATGAGGCTGGAGAAACTCAAATTGCTGTGCAAGAAAAACACTGAAGAAGGAAACAGTCAGTAGCAACAACGAGAGCAGAGAGTGTGTCAATAGATTACAGAGACTCGACGGCAACTTCTCTTTCTGAGAGGCCAAACAAGGTGTTGGCATTGGAGAGATCAATAAGTGGTGATACGCATGGTTGAACAACCTGCAGCAGATTGGAAATAAGATGAGAAAATATTCAGACGGAGACGTATGAAAGCACTAATAGAAtgagattgatatcaacaaatgcatacaaacagatagatagacaaacaaataaacaaacagaataataaacaaatagagataaacaaataaacagactaacaaaagTCAATTACAAAggacaaacacaccaacatacaaatgacaaacacatgtacaaataaacaacaaaagacaaacacactgacatacaaatgacaaacacatacaatcaaaaactaacaaaagaccaacacactgacataccaatgacatacatacacaaacaaacaaaaccaacaacaaaagacaaacacactgatgtacaaatgacatacatacacaaacagcagacaaatAACACAGGCatacaaaaacataaacaaacaaaggtacacataaacaaacaaaggtAAACATAACAaccaaacataaacataaaaacaaaggtaaacataaacaaacaaatataagcataaacaaacaaaggtaaacataaacaaacaacagtgaACACATATCTTCTTACTTTCACATCATCCGAAGGAGTAGTCACCACACCCTgtgaaataaacaaactatcGGATATTCTATCAAGCGTATTAGTAATATGAGGACTGAGACCAAAATGATTTCCATCATTCTACAAAAGACAATAAATGTAGCAACATCTACTCCAGCAATAAAACTTTCATTGACTTTACTCTGTCTACTGCAAAGAATGAGTAAACCTAGAGACAAAATGGTTGACTGTGTGACAAGGATTGTCAGTCAATAGTTATCACTGACTTACTGTGAAGAGATAGAAGTCAAACAGCTGTGACATGTAAGTAAGAACGTCAAATGCTATAGGCTTCAATACATTCATCATTTGCATGTATTTACCTGTTACAAACAAGGAAAAAATTAATAGCATGACcagttgtattggagggatgcatctcacaatacactagactattatattggagggatacatctcacaatacactagactattgtattggagggatgcatctcacaatacactagacattgtattggagggatgtatctcacaatacattagactactgtattggagggatgcatctcacaatagactagactattgtattagagggatgcatctcacaatacactagactattgtattagagggatgcatctcacaatacattagattattgtattggggggatgcatctcacaatacactagactattggaCAGCACCGCAGTTGCTCAAAGTACAAACCCTCACCAAAATATCTAAGAATCATAAGCGTCGTATTCGTAATAATTGGTCCTCGAATCTCATACGATTGTCTTCTCACAATTCGTTGTGCAGACAACGTTTTTGATGACCTTCTCCCACAATaatcaacacacaagcagTTATCACCATCAACACACCAACAATGTGATTTGACCACAAAACCTTTACTTCTCATTACCTCCTAAATATTGGCTGCTCGCCCGTCTGTTCATCAACAAAATCTTTCTTGAGTTCATCGGCTatgtcatcgtcatcatcttcatcgtAATACGACTGCCTCTTGTCCACATTAAGCATGCCATCAATTTCCTAATAGTAGAGCAAGTGAATAGTAGTGTTTATGGAATCTATTAATGAGTTTATCATTTGCATGGTtgcactgacagacacacaactgCATAAACAACTGGATAAACAgctatagacagacaactggacagacagctggacagaaATCaggacagacaactagacagacaggtggacagacaggttgacagacagatggacacacaataaacagacatcTGGACAGACAActgcacagacagatggacagacatatactAACagatataaacagacagaccaacaaacagacaaatacacaaacaaactgacaacacAATTCTTCACTCCTCCTATCCTTTCCTTGCTATAACATGCACACATCAAGTGCTACACACATTTGACATGatctcttcttcttcctcttctgttGTCTCATCAAATGGATTTCCATGGTAAGCGTAACGTGTAAAGAAGTCTGGTGAGCCATCACCTCCTTTGTTCAGTGCAAGATCTCCAAGTTTTACTCGACTGTCAACGGCTGGTCTGAGAAAACGA
Proteins encoded:
- the LOC134197891 gene encoding uncharacterized protein LOC134197891 isoform X1; the protein is MHTSNKSSCKFFCFACVFFCLYVSPSVCLSVCLSVYFINYLFDILSTDCHFYSTTSQPLATSWSQCAVNDDVICVVSRHCASRQEAFCRALLGRKKAADVASELTRATRRSSDKLDDILESWMDKDGTHKLVDIKKCCERRDVAVWGIVKTRLSELHKGIPEDEWLAMNVTREAIDILKLHASHKWVEIGCALLQLTIAQLHNELGVSNVSSSVHVKYALQEWMKQEEQPTVDKILAVCARHDVGTRGIIEKELKELRRKNII
- the LOC134197891 gene encoding uncharacterized protein LOC134197891 isoform X2; the encoded protein is MDKDGTHKLVDIKKCCERRDVAVWGIVKTRLSELHKGIPEDEWLAMNVTREAIDILKLHASHKWVEIGCALLQLTIAQLHNELGVSNVSSSVHVKYALQEWMKQEEQPTVDKILAVCARHDVGTRGIIEKELKELRRKNII
- the LOC134197889 gene encoding syndetin-like; protein product: MRMFLENDAWQLCPVRSTFSIMQLHEFRFLRPAVDSRVKLGDLALNKGGDGSPDFFTRYAYHGNPFDETTEEEEEEIMSNEIDGMLNVDKRQSYYDEDDDDDIADELKKDFVDEQTGEQPIFRRSSKTLSAQRIVRRQSYEIRGPIITNTTLMILRYFGKYMQMMNVLKPIAFDVLTYMSQLFDFYLFTVYSFFAVDRNDGNHFGLSPHITNTLDRISDSLFISQGVVTTPSDDVKVVQPCVSPLIDLSNANTLFGLSEREVAVESLVFLAQQFEFLQPHLESLIPSAKRAFLAQFSSQTVSRAFELRQPVYRGVADRAINIDKILHMMSQVKWDIKEIMSQHSPYVDVTVQEMTLFKERLQAAERRVPIPQTATDMMWRHCIRLVNRMFVEGFSSAKKCSNEGRALMQLDFQQFLVKLETLTNIRPIPDKQHVETYVKAYYIGENDLEQWLRNHKEYSTKQLQSLVTSGIGAHLSKKSKQRLLSVVDEIEKLKR
- the LOC134197893 gene encoding uncharacterized protein LOC134197893 → MRPLTDLCWLLFSLAAFILPSNAVMASIRCPIAGCNWENTFKRVLAHIRSFHRPDDCPEAFIQEHGLSKCPKCSQWFLKIHQHTSRCCSSSICVDHTQTSSQEPAKASTHPDKSSAGVELEANFQSDREAEAWRLIDSLTTEAILDWMPPRTVQNVTPGLRGLFHDCCLVPLRKIEDDPTSDRGWKLLLLLPRMLLQPHARGGKVGTREVKAIYNRFLQFHWHELIHLRGGSNRSRSTSGPDQRKKAAMRLIQCGEMSRASQILTSQGLAPTTDDTVSKLSSKHPKRRTSQLSHDDFHEQEKSEHPFSLKKEAYFEAIRKAPRGSGAGPSGWRYEHLRGLLENDLTCNLFYGVCSLIADGKVPDSVLPLLTASRLIALPKANSDVRPIAIGEAIRRITAKALCIQLNESFCSYFSPIQHGIATRGGAELLIHHISFLMESNPDCSVLSTDVKNAFNSVSRDSILKESKKNFPEIYAHVRQMYDRPSTLIYVNGQGTVKLQSEEGVHQGDPLGPVLFSAALHPIVTVIQNNHPGITLLAYLDDVYVLGPPKDALAVLLDLKASLSEIGLEIKDEKCKLYFPTAPDNFSAGVPVSKDGIDVLGSPVGNHDYVQSRCLAVANMGSSLCSKLLELDDPQCGLLLLRHCHVPRLNFLARTVPPDRLLHAAVCHDHLTRATFTDMVGLNELDDTGWSQATLKVGFGGFGLSSTQKMAHLAFLASWAHSLKELPLRFPPLKDRLERFIEGSNTGQLIRTLVAKLPPKSGADDDEQFHTLEQMTEYPRKLQHRLTVDASHKRSEEVIKSMNSERHVARIRSLHGKGAGAWLEVIPTSDKNALKPNEFRVASCMRLGAGLPFSRLLKTCDCGTELDREGYHLLTCKYGGGPVWTHNSIVSAWSDCLSDLLIPHQIEPRQRFVDNENRPDITLYDTDTGITKECDVSIAHPWSKDIIKGAAREGGHAAAKREAAKSKKYSEESLADGSKPIVVPLVFEHFGRWGLKADELMNELGKKARGFDGRRIAVEFKTFWRKRLSITLQKCNSRVILRKLSRLSVRSLGDDSVLGVDRDIQCFTH